From a region of the Malania oleifera isolate guangnan ecotype guangnan chromosome 12, ASM2987363v1, whole genome shotgun sequence genome:
- the LOC131145003 gene encoding U3 small nucleolar RNA-associated protein 18 homolog: MSLISQNVISKNRAAKIKREGTNEPLRLEGNEGFEDGKETSLDIFRNKKQKKGIEEKQLEVEQREMTKLENFLFGSLYSPVEFGKEDQEEVRDGSEKGSALFFTDLLANSELSIYEEDREGSCDEEENKQRKPVWVDEEEERTNIDISKVNRLRKLRKEEDESLISGSVYVSRLRAQHAKLNPGTEWAQFDKQSKGYDSHDDGSDEENGVVEARGYKEPVSDILRTNEDLVVKSSAKLLPGLLEHSRLIDANAEDPSNGPINSVQFHRNAQLLLAAGLDRRLRFFQIDGKRNTKIQSIFLDDCPIRKASFFPDGSQVIIAGRRKFFYTFDLVKAKVDKIGPLTGREEKSLEVFEVSPDSSTIAFVGNEGYILLVSSRTKELIGTLKMNGTARSLAFSGDGQQLLSSGGDGHIYHWDLRTRACFHKGVDEGCISGTTLCTSSSGTLFAAGSTSGIVNIYNSEEFVGGKRKPLKSIENLTTKVDFLKFNCDAQILAISSSMKKNSSKLIHVPSFTVFSNWPPPNQTLHYPRSLDFSPGGGFMAMGNAAGKVLLYKLHHYQHA, encoded by the coding sequence ATGAGTTTAATTTCCCAGAATGTTATCTCTAAAAACCGAGCAGCTAAGATTAAAAGGGAGGGCACCAATGAGCCTCTACGTTTGGAAGGGAATGAAGGTTTTGAAGATGGCAAGGAAACTAGTTTAGACATTTTCAGgaacaagaaacaaaagaaaggaaTTGAGGAAAAGCAGTTGGAGGTCGAGCAAAGGGAGATGACGAAGTTGGAAAACTTTTTATTTGGATCCCTTTATTCCCCTGTTGAATTTGGGAAGGAGGATCAGGAAGAAGTGAGAGATGGGTCTGAGAAAGGTTCTGCCTTATTCTTCACAGACTTGTTGGCCAACAGCGAGCTTTCTATTTACGAAGAGGATAGAGAGGGAAGTTGTGATGAAGAAGAAAATAAGCAAAGGAAGCCTGTTTGGGTGGATGAGGAGGAGGAGAGGACCAATATAGATATCTCTAAAGTTAACAGATTAAGGAAACTCAGGAAGGAGGAGGATGAGAGTTTGATTTCGGGTTCAGTGTATGTATCTAGGTTGAGGGCTCAGCATGCAAAGTTGAATCCAGGTACAGAATGGGCTCAATTTGATAAACAATCCAAGGGTTATGACTCTCATGATGATGGATCAGATGAGGAAAATGGGGTGGTCGAGGCCCGTGGTTACAAGGAACCTGTTAGTGATATCCTTCGAACAAATGAAGATCTTGTAGTGAAGAGCAGTGCTAAGTTGTTGCCTGGACTCCTTGAGCACTCTAGACTAATAGATGCAAACGCAGAGGATCCTTCAAATGGTCCTATAAACTCGGTTCAATTCCATCGAAATGCTCAGTTGCTACTTGCTGCTGGATTAGATCGAAGGCTTAGATTTTTTCAGATTGATGGCAAACGGAACACCAAAATTCAGAGCATATTCCTTGATGATTGCCCTATTCGAAAGGCGTCATTCTTTCCAGATGGGTCTCAGGTTATTATAGCAGGAAGAAGGAAGTTCTTTTATACCTTTGACTTGGTTAAAGCAAAAGTTGATAAAATAGGTCCCCTAACGGGTAGAGAGGAGAAGAGTTTGGAAGTTTTTGAGGTTTCCCCTGACTCTAGTACAATTGCCTTTGTGGGTAATGAAGGCTATATTTTATTGGTTTCGTCCAGAACAAAGGAACTAATTGGAACATTAAAGATGAATGGAACTGCTCGATCTTTAGCTTTTTCTGGTGATGGCCAACAACTATTGAGCTCTGGTGGTGATGGGCATATCTATCATTGGGATCTGAGAACAAGGGCTTGTTTCCACAAAGGTGTTGATGAGGGCTGCATTAGTGGTACAACTCTTTGTACATCCTCGAGTGGAACTTTGTTTGCTGCTGGTTCAACTAGTGGGATTGTGAATATTTACAACAGTGAGGAATTTGTAGGTGGCAAGAGAAAACCACTCAAATCTATCGAGAATCTAACCACCAAAgttgattttttgaaatttaactgTGATGCCCAGATATTGGCCATTAGTTCGAGCATGAAGAAGAACAGTTCAAAGCTGATACATGTTCCTTCATTTACTGTATTCTCCAATTGGCCTCCACCAAACCAGACCCTACATTATCCTCGGAGTTTGGATTTCAGTCCTGGTGGAGGTTTCATGGCTATGGGAAATGCTGCTGGGAAAGTGTTATTGTACAAGTTGCATCATTACCAACATGCCTAG